The Myxococcales bacterium genome includes the window ACCGCCGCAATAAGCGTGTGGCAACTCCGCCATGATCGCAGCATTGGTGAGCCCCGAAGCGAAGTCGTAGATGTAGCCGGTGTTGCCGCTATTGAGCCCGCAGCAATAACATTCTTGGATCCACAGCTCGGTGGACCCGTCGCCATTAAAATCTGCGGCCCGGACGGCGCCAATAGTTCCCATCTCGCCAAATGGCTCGGCCCACAGCACGGTACCGTTTCCTGGCCGCAACAAGTAGACTTGGGCGCTCGATGCAACCGCGACTTGAACATCACCGTTGCCATCAAAATCCGCGATCGCGATAACATTGGTTAACTCGAGATTGGCCGAACGCCAGGAGACGTCACCAGAGGCATCAAACTTGACGAGACGGCCGGCGGCGACGACGTAGGCAACGACCACGTCATCGGTCGCGTCACCGTTGCCATCAAGCGGGCCCGGCTCAAAGGCCGTGAGCAATTGCTGCGATCCAACCCGGCCACCAAGAAATTGTCTCCAATACGGCGCCGGTGAGGTGATGTTGCTGACGCCGTTCGCGGCGCCAGTACGCGCGGCGTCGTGGCGGGCCATTGGCCAATCGGCATTGGCGATGCGGGTGCCGAAAACCAACAACGCCATCATAGCGAGCGAGGGCCACGATCTTGCGCTCCACTCGAGCATCGACCGTATTGGCCGCATTTGCCTCATAACGGCACCTTAGCGCACGATCGGACGCGCCGGCGTGCCAATCGCCGTGCACCCCGGCGGCACATGCTTGACGACCGTCGCACCAGCGCCCACAACGGACCACGCACCCACATGTGCGGTTGGAATCACAACGGCTCCGGTACCGAGGTCACAGCCCTCATGCAGGTACGCTCCGCCCGAGACCATTACGCCTGGGGCTAGCGTTACGTAATCCTCAAGGACCACATCGTGCGCGACGTTGACGTGCACGTTGACGGTACAAAACGCGCCCATGCGAACATCGACGGTGATGGTGCTGAGCGGACAAATGATCGTGCCGCGGCCAAGCGATACGCCTTCGCCCACAAGGGCCGTGTGATGCACCAAGACCGGCCACGCCAACGGCGCGGCGGCGAGCCTTTGGACAATTGCGCGTTTGGCCGTGGGATTTCCAATTGCTAGCACGGCCCCAAGCCCACCACGGCGCGACGCCTCTTGGGCTAGCCAGGCGACGTCGCCAAGCACAGCGGTGCCATGCACTAATGTGCCATGCTTGGCCGAATCGTCATCGACAAATCCAATCACGTTGAGTGGGTCGGCAAAGGGCGCTTGCGCCGTCTGCTCGCGAGCCCACTGCAGGGCCTCGCGTCCCATCCCACCGACGCCGATGATCACTACGTCCATGGCGCGACGATACCTTATTTGATTGCCGCCGCGCGGAGCGCCCGCCAAAACGCCAAAAGCCGCGCATCGCGGGCACTTTGTTCAAACGGCAGGGCATAGGCGCGATTGCGCGTCGCCTGCTGCTGCCGCAACCAAGGCGCGGCACCCCACGCATCCAGCCGGCTGGCTAAAGCCATCGCGTCGCCTACGGGCACCAAGGCCTCCTCGCCCAGCACCTCCGGCACGCCCCCCACTGGCGTTGCGATGCACGGCAGGCCGACCGCCATTGCTTCCAGCAAGACGCGCGGCATGCCCTCAGTGCGCGACGGCAGCACGAATAATTCATGCTGGGCCAGCGCGCCGTGCACCGCGGCGCCCGACGGCAGCGCGCCACGCCACCGTACGCGCGTGCCGAGACCTAGCGTAAGCGCTAGATGCTCGTATTGTGCGCGCAAGAGCCCGTCGCCCACCACGGTTAACGTGTGCGCCGCGGCCGCCATCGCGAGCGCGCGCAGCAGCACGTCGAGGCCCTTGTACTCCCGATCGAGCATGCCGACAAAAATAAGCGCCATGGCTGGCCCCGCGCCTTGTGGCGGTGGCGGCGCACCCCACAGCTCGGCTGGCAAATCCAAATCTGACGCCGAAAAAGTTGGTTTAGCGGCATTTGGCGGATACCGCCGCTGCAGCGCCTCAGCCGTCACATAGAGCGTTGCATCGGCGCGCGCGACGAGCCATGACAAGTGCCGCGCCAACATGGGGGCCGCCACGGCACCGGCCATTCCGGCCGACCGCAGCGACTGCTGCGGATCACCAACCACCTGCACGCCAAGCGCCCGAGCACGCGGTACCAGCGGCGTCATCAGCAGCGGCACCACGCCGGGCGCGCGGAACAACAGCGCGGCTGGTTGCTCGAATGCCTCACGCGCCGCGCGTACCACCGCCGCGACCACGCCCGGCTGCAGCAAGCTTGCGCCGCGCACACTCGGTAAAAGACACGCACGCACGCCTGGACCGGTGACTCGAAGTTGAGTCGCTGTCGCAGCTTGATCTGCGGCCGACCCGCCCCGCTCGCCACTGCGCGCGATGACGACGACGTCTGAAAATACCTCTAGATAGCGAGACCAAAAATCATAGCCGTACAGCGCGTCGGCAAACACCCCTTCCGAAGTGTGCGTGAAGTGGTATTCCGACGTAATAACCAGGCGCATGGCGACCGCGTTTGCGCGCAGGTGACAACCCAGCACGTGCCCATATCATACTATGAACATTGAGGATTTACGCAATTCTCATGCTAGAGTTCACTCCAATGCGGCCGCTGCCCGGCGGGACGTGTTAGGAAAGAGTTATCGTGGCAGATCCCGCCCAAGCACACCCTCCGACCACCCCGTCGACGCCGCCAGGCGGAGGGTTTGGTGCGCTCACCGATGAGGCGCTATTTGACCGCGCCCGGCTCACCCGTTATTTCGATATCCTGCGCAAGCGCGCGTGGCTGTTGTTGGCCGTGTTTGTCGCTGGCCTTGGCCTCGCGGTGCTCTACACGCTCCGTCAGCCCAAGATTTACGAGGCCACGGCAACGGTGGTGGTCAACCCGCAATCGCCGCGCGTCTTTGGCAGCAAGTCCGAAGAAGTGATCGAACTCGGCACCGGCAGCTACTGGTCCAACCAAGAATACTACAACACGCAGCTCGACGTCATCCGCAGCTTTCCACTGGCGCT containing:
- a CDS encoding acetyltransferase; this encodes MDVVIIGVGGMGREALQWAREQTAQAPFADPLNVIGFVDDDSAKHGTLVHGTAVLGDVAWLAQEASRRGGLGAVLAIGNPTAKRAIVQRLAAAPLAWPVLVHHTALVGEGVSLGRGTIICPLSTITVDVRMGAFCTVNVHVNVAHDVVLEDYVTLAPGVMVSGGAYLHEGCDLGTGAVVIPTAHVGAWSVVGAGATVVKHVPPGCTAIGTPARPIVR
- a CDS encoding glycosyltransferase family 4 protein; translation: MRLVITSEYHFTHTSEGVFADALYGYDFWSRYLEVFSDVVVIARSGERGGSAADQAATATQLRVTGPGVRACLLPSVRGASLLQPGVVAAVVRAAREAFEQPAALLFRAPGVVPLLMTPLVPRARALGVQVVGDPQQSLRSAGMAGAVAAPMLARHLSWLVARADATLYVTAEALQRRYPPNAAKPTFSASDLDLPAELWGAPPPPQGAGPAMALIFVGMLDREYKGLDVLLRALAMAAAAHTLTVVGDGLLRAQYEHLALTLGLGTRVRWRGALPSGAAVHGALAQHELFVLPSRTEGMPRVLLEAMAVGLPCIATPVGGVPEVLGEEALVPVGDAMALASRLDAWGAAPWLRQQQATRNRAYALPFEQSARDARLLAFWRALRAAAIK